Genomic segment of Streptomyces longhuiensis:
AACCTGCACGTTCTGACGTTATGGCAAAACGTGCCATCCAGGCGTACGGTGGACAGCGAATCCGGCGATCCCGGTGCCGCGGATCGTGAAGAGAATGAAGTGGAGCAGCACATGAGCCCGAACCTGAACCGCTACGAAGGCCGTCGCGTACTCGTCACCGGCGGTGGCTCCGGCATCGGCCAGGCCACCGTGCTGCGGGTCCTCGCCGAGGGCGCCCGCGCGGTCGCCGCCGACGTCAGCGAGGCGGGCCTGAAGGACACCGTCGAGAAGGCGGCCGCCGCGGGCACCGCGGACCGGCTGACCACGGTCGTCGTGAACGTCGCGGACGAGGCCTCCGTGCGCGCGGGCGTCGCCGCCGCCGTCGAGGCGCTCGGCGGCCTGGACGTGCTGGTCAACGCGGCCGGCATCCTGCGCTCCTCGCACACCCACGAGACGTCGCTCGCCGACTTCAACCAGGTGCTGCAGATCAATCTGGCCGGTACGTTCCTGATGATCCGTGAGTCGATCCCGGCGCTGCTCGCGGGTGACGGTTCCGCCGTCATCAACTTCAGCTCGACGTCGGCGACGTTCGCCCACCCCTACATGGCGGCGTACGCGGCGAGCAAGGGCGGCATCCAGTCCATGACGCACGCCCTGGCGAGCGAGTACGGCAAGCAGGGCATCCGGTTCACCGCCGTACAGCCCGGTTCCATCTCCTCCGGCATGACCGACGGCTCCGGCGCCAGCCGGCAGAGCAGCGGCCCCGGCCTGCCCGAGGACGCCGACATGAGCCTGTTCATGAAGCTGGCGCCGGCCATCGGCCAGGGTTTCGCGGGGCCGGAGAGCGTGGCGTCCGTCGTCGCGCTGCTCGGCTCGGACGACGGCAGGTTCATCACCGGCACGGAGATCAGGATCGACGGCGGTACGCACTTCTGATCTGCGCCGAAGGCGGGTCTGACCTGCGGAGGGTCCGCGATCACTCGTATGGCGCCGCGTGCGGGGCGGGCCCCGGGCGCGCGACGGAGAGTGGCACGTATGCGCGTCTTCCGTATGACGTTGTACTGCGCACCGGTGGCCACGGTCTTCGGCCTGCTGCTGATGTGTGCCGTGACCGTCGGGCCCGGGGACGGCGGTTCAGCGGCGAAGTCGGGCCGGGCCGCGGGCCGCACCCCCGCCGACCGGGCCGCGCCGGCGCTGCCGCCGGCCGCCGTACCGGTGCGCCGGCCGCCGGTACTGTCGCCGGTGCGCCGGCCGGTCGACCGTCCGTACACCGCGGCGCTGCCCCGCATCGTGCCGCGGGCCAAGTGGCTGGCCGACACCGACCGCAGGCCGCCCGCCCGGTACGCCGCCCGCGTCACGGCGGTCTTCCTCCACCACACGGACTCGCCGAACGGCTACGACTGCGCCGACACGCCCCGCATCATCCGCTACCTGTACACGGGCCAGGCGGGCGGCCGGAACTGGGACGACATCGGCTACAACTTCCTCGTCGACAGGTGCGGCACGATCTACGAGGGCCGGGCGGGCGGCGTCGACAAGGCGGTCGTGGGGGCGCACGCGCAGGGCTTCAACAAGGGCACGGCGGGCATCGCCGCCATCGGCACCTTCGTCGCGGGCACCCCGGTGCCCCGCGCCATGACGAACTCCATCGCGGCGCTGGCAGCCTGGAAGCTGGGCCTCGCGAACGTCGACCCGCGCTCCCGCGTCCGCCTCACCTCGACGAACAGCCTCAGCCGCTTCCCCAAGGGCAGGACGGCGGAGTTCAACGCCATCGCCGCGCACCGGGACGAGTACGAGACGTACTGCCCGGGGCAGGCCCTGATGGCCGCGCTCCCGGAGATCAGGCAGCGGGCGGCGGCGCTCCAGGGGCGCTAGGGACCCCGCGTCCGGCGGCCCCGGGCGCCCCCTGTGCGACCGTGCCCGGGCTACGCGCGACTCCCTGTGCCGGGGCCCGGACCTACCCTCGACGGACTCGGGTACAGCCCGGGTGTTCCGGAGCCGTACGCGGGTTCGCCGGGGGGTAGGACGCCTTCGGAGCCCGTCTTCGTGCGCCGGCCGGACGGTCCGGGGTACGAGCGACGGCTCTCACCAGCCGCACAACCGCCAGGGAGGCGCACGTGCCTGAGCCCGCACAGCACGCGGACGTCGTCATCGTGGGAGCCGGGGTCGCGGGACTCCTGGCCGCCCACCGCCTGACCAGGGCGGGCGTCCCCACCCTGGTCCTGGAGGCCGGCCCCTGTGTGGGCGGCCGCATGTCCACGGAGAAGGTCGACGGGTTCCGCCTGGACCGGATCGGCCGGCTCCTGTGCACCTCGGACCCCGAACTGCGCCGTGCCCCGGGCCTGGACGCCCTCGTCCTGCGCCCCTTCTCGCCGGGTGTGCTGGTGCACAGCGACGGCCGCCGCCATCGCACCGGGGAGCTCCCGGCCCCACGGCGCGCAAAGGGCGCACTCACAACGGCGCGCGCCCTCGCGAGCGCCCCCAGGGTGCCCCGCCCCCGCACCTCCAGGAGTCCGCGCCCCACCGCTCCACTCGGCAGCCCCCTGGATCACGCCCGGCTCGCCAGGGCCCTGGCCCGCCTTGCCGCGACGCCCGTGCCCCGCCTTCTCGCGCGCCCCGAACTCCCCGCCTCCGAGGCGCTGATCGGCCGCGGGCTGCCCGCCCGTACCCTCGACGGCTTTGTGCGCCCCCTCCTGTCGGCGCTCCTGTGCGACCCGGACCTGACCTCGTCGAGCCGGTGCGCGGACCTCGCCCTGCACGCCTACGCGCGCGGCCGCCTCTGCGTCCCCGAGGGCGGCGCCGACGCCCTGCCCGAAATGCTCGCCGCCGGGCTCCCGCCGGGCACGGTCCGCACCGGTGTCCGCGTCAGCGCCATCTCCGCGAACTCGGTGACGACCGAGGAACAGGGTGAACTCCGGTGCCGTTCGACGCTGTTGGCGACCGGGGCGCGCGCCGCGGCCGAGCTGCTCCCGGGGCTGCGCGTGCCGGACTTCCACCCCGTCACGGTCGTCCACCACGCGGTCCCCGAGCCGCCGCTCACCGACCCGGCGCTGCTCCTCGACGCCGACCGGCTGGGCCCCGTCGCATACACCGCGGTGATCAGCCAGGTCGACCCGACCCGCGCCCCGGCCGGCCGCGCGCTCGTCTCCTCGACGGTCCTCGGCCCGCCGCCGCCCGAGCGCGAGCTGCGGGCCCAACTGGCCGCCCTCTACGGCACGTCGACCTCCGACTGGGAGACCCTCGCGGTCCACCACGACCCGGAGGCGGTGCCCGCGATGCCGGCCCCGCACGACCTGCACCGCCCGGTGCGGCTCCTCGACGGCCTCTATGTCTGCGGCGACCACCGCGGCACGAGCACGGTGCAGGGCGCCCTCCACTCGGGCCGCCGGGCGGCGCACGCGATCCTCACGGACCTGGGCGTCCAACTGGCCCCGACGACCGGCAGGTTGTCGGCGGCCGCCTGACCCGAACCCACGCCACACATCCGACCTCTATAGGGTCCCCTTACGCGCCCGTCTCCGTGGCACATTCCGGAGGCGGGCGCCCTCATTCCCGCACGCGCACCCTTGCCTCCACTGCAACTCCCCTTTACGGTCCCCACATCCGCACCCTTGTCCCTGGAGGCCGCAGTGCGAAGAACGGCGTCAGCCCTGCTGTTCGTCCTAGCCCTTGTCACCGGATTCATCGGAGCTGTAGTGCCGTCGTCAGCAGCCCAGCCCGCGGAGCAGAACCCCGAACCGCCCGCCGGGCAGCCTTCCGTGGTCCCCCGCCCCACCGACTGGACCTCCCTCGGCGGCACGGTCACCCTCACGCCCCGCACCCGCGTCCTGGTCGACCCGCGCGCCCGCGCCGAGACCTCCGAGCCGTCTGGCCGCGCCGAGTTCCCCGGCCCGGCCCGCCAGAGCGTGCAGCAGCTCGCCGCCCAGCTGCGCACGGAGCTCGGACAGGTCTCCGGCATCGAGCCGCGCGTCGCGAGCGACGTGGCCCATGCCGGGCCCGGCGACATCGTCCTCGGCCTCGCCGACGACCGTGAACTCGGCGCGGAGGGGTACCGGTTCGACAGTTCGGACGGCGCCGTCCGCATCCGGGCCGCCTCCACGCACGGCCTCTTCTACGGCATCCGCACGCTCCTCCAGCTCCTGCGCTCCACGGACGACGGGCACCGCACGCTCCCCCGGGCCCGCGCCACCGACGTCCCCACGCAGGCGATCCGCATGGTCCACCTCGACGCGGGCCGCAAGT
This window contains:
- a CDS encoding SDR family NAD(P)-dependent oxidoreductase, yielding MSPNLNRYEGRRVLVTGGGSGIGQATVLRVLAEGARAVAADVSEAGLKDTVEKAAAAGTADRLTTVVVNVADEASVRAGVAAAVEALGGLDVLVNAAGILRSSHTHETSLADFNQVLQINLAGTFLMIRESIPALLAGDGSAVINFSSTSATFAHPYMAAYAASKGGIQSMTHALASEYGKQGIRFTAVQPGSISSGMTDGSGASRQSSGPGLPEDADMSLFMKLAPAIGQGFAGPESVASVVALLGSDDGRFITGTEIRIDGGTHF
- a CDS encoding peptidoglycan recognition protein family protein is translated as MRVFRMTLYCAPVATVFGLLLMCAVTVGPGDGGSAAKSGRAAGRTPADRAAPALPPAAVPVRRPPVLSPVRRPVDRPYTAALPRIVPRAKWLADTDRRPPARYAARVTAVFLHHTDSPNGYDCADTPRIIRYLYTGQAGGRNWDDIGYNFLVDRCGTIYEGRAGGVDKAVVGAHAQGFNKGTAGIAAIGTFVAGTPVPRAMTNSIAALAAWKLGLANVDPRSRVRLTSTNSLSRFPKGRTAEFNAIAAHRDEYETYCPGQALMAALPEIRQRAAALQGR
- a CDS encoding NAD(P)/FAD-dependent oxidoreductase, with protein sequence MPEPAQHADVVIVGAGVAGLLAAHRLTRAGVPTLVLEAGPCVGGRMSTEKVDGFRLDRIGRLLCTSDPELRRAPGLDALVLRPFSPGVLVHSDGRRHRTGELPAPRRAKGALTTARALASAPRVPRPRTSRSPRPTAPLGSPLDHARLARALARLAATPVPRLLARPELPASEALIGRGLPARTLDGFVRPLLSALLCDPDLTSSSRCADLALHAYARGRLCVPEGGADALPEMLAAGLPPGTVRTGVRVSAISANSVTTEEQGELRCRSTLLATGARAAAELLPGLRVPDFHPVTVVHHAVPEPPLTDPALLLDADRLGPVAYTAVISQVDPTRAPAGRALVSSTVLGPPPPERELRAQLAALYGTSTSDWETLAVHHDPEAVPAMPAPHDLHRPVRLLDGLYVCGDHRGTSTVQGALHSGRRAAHAILTDLGVQLAPTTGRLSAAA